A stretch of the Neptunomonas phycophila genome encodes the following:
- a CDS encoding alpha/beta hydrolase family protein has product MFRYFPTNYPWDLSINLALEMGARIGEIQEMCAPLQEAAKAKDAAGSKAFRESWERMADKLCELAAEDEERGRLISAGDKYGRAATYYLTAERLQGHGSPGREALYQRFLSIFARGLELSKENCERVEIPYEGKHLSALYVRAEGVEGKAPILVQVNGLDSTKEMKYRVGMPRWLAQRGVSSLIVDQPGTGEAIRLHGLTARYDSEHWASRVVDWLEARDEIDAKRIGMEGVSLGGYYCPRAVAFEPRFACGVVWGANHDWRDVQKRRLEKEGSFPVPHYWEHVRWVWGAKDMDEFMEIAENVHLDGVLDRIKVPFLVTHGEKDSQIPLKWAHRTYEQLINSPKRELKIFTDREGGVQHSSFDNSANAGAYIADWVAETLQGHTA; this is encoded by the coding sequence ATGTTTCGTTATTTCCCTACCAACTACCCTTGGGATTTATCCATTAACCTTGCCTTAGAAATGGGCGCTCGTATTGGTGAAATCCAAGAAATGTGTGCGCCATTGCAAGAGGCAGCAAAGGCTAAAGATGCCGCGGGTTCAAAAGCGTTTCGTGAAAGCTGGGAGCGCATGGCTGATAAATTGTGTGAGCTCGCAGCAGAAGATGAAGAACGGGGTCGTTTAATTTCAGCGGGTGACAAATATGGCCGCGCCGCTACCTACTATTTAACGGCTGAGCGCCTGCAAGGTCATGGTTCTCCTGGTCGTGAAGCGCTTTATCAGCGTTTCTTGAGCATTTTCGCGCGGGGACTTGAGCTCTCAAAAGAAAACTGTGAACGCGTTGAGATTCCTTATGAAGGTAAGCATCTTTCTGCATTGTATGTACGTGCCGAAGGTGTTGAGGGTAAAGCTCCTATCTTGGTGCAAGTGAATGGTCTGGACTCAACCAAAGAAATGAAATACCGCGTTGGCATGCCTCGTTGGCTAGCTCAGCGCGGTGTCTCCTCCCTTATTGTGGACCAACCCGGCACGGGTGAAGCCATTCGCTTACATGGGCTAACCGCCCGCTACGACAGCGAGCATTGGGCTAGCCGTGTTGTTGATTGGTTGGAAGCGCGAGATGAAATTGATGCTAAACGCATTGGCATGGAAGGTGTTTCATTAGGCGGTTACTACTGTCCGCGTGCGGTTGCATTTGAACCTCGCTTTGCTTGTGGTGTTGTTTGGGGCGCTAACCATGATTGGCGTGATGTCCAAAAACGTCGTCTTGAAAAAGAAGGCAGCTTCCCTGTTCCTCATTATTGGGAACATGTGCGTTGGGTGTGGGGTGCAAAAGATATGGATGAGTTCATGGAAATTGCTGAAAACGTACACCTAGATGGTGTGTTAGATCGCATAAAAGTCCCGTTTCTTGTTACTCACGGTGAAAAAGATTCTCAGATCCCTTTGAAATGGGCTCATCGTACTTACGAACAACTCATTAATAGCCCAAAGCGTGAGCTAAAAATTTTTACGGACCGTGAAGGCGGGGTACAGCACTCTAGCTTTGATAACTCCGCAAATGCAGGAGCATATATCGCGGATTGGGTGGCAGAGACGTTACAAGGTCATACGGCCTAA